The following proteins are co-located in the Phragmites australis chromosome 10, lpPhrAust1.1, whole genome shotgun sequence genome:
- the LOC133883504 gene encoding putative coatomer subunit beta'-3 isoform X4, with amino-acid sequence MPLRLEIKRKLAQRSERVKSVDLHPTEPWIMSSLYSGSVCIWNYKTQTMVKSFEVSELPVRSAKFIPRKQWVVAGADDTLIRVYNYNTMDKVKVFEAHTDYIRCVAVHPTLPYVLSSSDDMLIKLWDWDKGWMCTQIFEGHSHYVMQVTFNPKDTNTFASASLDRTVKIWSLGSPDPNFTLDGHSKGVNCVDYFTGGDRPYLITGSDDQTAKVWDYQTKSCVQTLEGHAHNVSAVCFHPELPIIMTGSEDGTIRLWHSTTYRLENTLNYGLERVWALGYMKGSRRVVIGYDEGTIMIKIGREEPVASMDSSGKIIWAKHNEIQTVNIKAVGADTEIADGERLPLSVKELGSCDLYPQSLRHNPNGRFVVVCGDGEYIIYTALAWRNRSFGSALEIVWSTDGEYAVRESTSKIKIYSKTFQERKSIRQAFSAERVYGGVLLAMCTNDFICFYDWAECRLIRRIDVNVKNVYWADSGDLVTIASDSSFYILKYNRDIVSSHLDGGGSVSEEGVEDAFELLHEINERVRTGLWVGDCFIYNNSSWRLNYCVGGEVTTMFHLDRPMYLLGYLANQSRVYLIDKEFNVVSYTLLLSLVEYKTLVMRGDFERANAVLPSIPKEQHNSVAHFLESRGMVEEALEIATDPNYRFDLAVQLGSLEVAKEIAVEARSESKWKQLGELAMSAGKLEMAEECLLQATDLSGLLLLYSSLGDAEGITKLASMAKEQGKNNVAFLCLFMLGKLEECLQLLVDSNRIPEAALMARSYLPSKVSDIASIWKKDLQKVNCKAAESLADPAEYPNLFEDWQIALNVEATIAAKRACRRLI; translated from the exons ACAATGGTTAAATCATTTGAAGTCAGCGAGTTACCAG TTCGTTCGGCTAAATTTATTCCGCGAAAGCAATGGGTTGTAGCTGGTGCCGATGATACGTTAATCCGTGTGTACAACTATAATACAATGGATAAGGTTAAGGTGTTCGAAGCTCACACTGATTACATCAGGTGTGTGGCTGTTCACCCAACCCTGCCTtatgtgttgtcatcatcaGATGACATGCTGATAAAGCTTTGGGACTGGGATAAGGGCTGGATGTGCACTCAAATCTTTGAGGGACACTCTCATTATGTCATGCAAGTCACATTTAACCCGAAGGACACCAATACTTTTGCCAGTGCTTCCCTTGATCGTACTGTAAAG ATCTGGAGTCTTGGTTCTCCTGACCCGAACTTCACTTTGGACGGTCATTCAAAGGGTGTGAACTGTGTTGATTACTTCACTGGTGGTGATCGGCCATATCTAATTACAGGCTCTGACGATCAAACTGCGAAG GTTTGGGATTACCAAACAAAGAGCTGTGTTCAAACACTTGAAGGGCATGCCCATAATGTCTCTGCTGTATGTTTCCATCCCGAGCTTCCAATAATAATGACAGGTTCCGAGGATGGAACGATTCGCCTATGGCACTCCACTACCTACAG GCTTGAGAACACACTTAACTATGGCCTTGAACGAGTTTGGGCATTAGGTTATATGAAGGGTTCAAGAAG AGTTGTGATTGGATACGATGAAGGGACAATAATGATAAAGATTGGCCGTGAAGAACCTGTTGCTAGCATGGATAGCAGTGGTAAAATCATATGGGCGAAGCATAACGAAATTCAAACTGTCAATATAAAGGCAGTTGGTGCAGATACTGAG ATTGCAGATGGAGAACGCCTGCCACTGTCTGTGAAGGAGTTAGGAAGTTGCGATCTTTACCCACAA AGTTTACGGCACAATCCAAATGGGAGATTTGTTGTTGTATGCGGAGATGGAGAGTATATAATCTACACAGCGCTAGCATGGAGAAATAGATCCTTTGGGTCGGCTCTTGAAATTGTCTGGTCGACCGACGGAGAATATGCTGTTAGGGAAAGCACTTCAAAAATAAAGATCTACAGTAAAACTTTTCAG GAGAGGAAAAGTATAAGACAAGCATTCTCCGCAGAACGTGTATATGGGGGAGTATTGCTTGCTATGTGTACGAACGACTTCATTTGTTTCTATGACTGGGCAGAGTGCAGGTTGATACGCCGAATTGATGTTAATGTGAAA AATGTATATTGGGCTGACAGTGGTGACTTGGTAACAATTGCAAGTGATTCATCATTCTACATTTTGAAGTACAAT AGGGATATAGTTTCTTCTCATCTAGATGGAGGGGGTTCAGTTAGCGAGGAAGGTGTGGAAGATGCCTTTGAATTGCTTCATGAGATAAATGAACGTGTCCGTACTGGGTTATGGGTCGGAGATTGTTTTATATACAATAACTCTTCATGGCGGCTAAATTACTGTGTGGGAGGAGAG GTAACTACAATGTTTCACTTGGACCGGCCGATGTATTTGTTAGGATATCTCGCTAACCAAAGTCGTGTCTATCTTATTGACAAGGAGTTCAA TGTTGTGAGCTATACTTTACTACTCAGTTTGGTTGAGTACAAAACACTCGTGATGCGTGGAGATTTCGAACGTGCAAATGCTGTTTTACCATCCATACCAAAGGAGCAACACAACAG TGTAGCACATTTCCTTGAATCACGTGGCATGGTAGAGGAAGCCCTTGAAATAGCGACTGACCCTAATTACAGATTTGACCTGGCTGTGCAGCTTGGTAGTCTGGAAGTTGCAAAG GAAATTGCTGTTGAGGCACGAAGTGAGTCAAAGTGGAAGCAGTTGGGTGAATTAGCTATGTCCGCTGGAAAG CTCGAGATGGCAGAGGAATGTCTGCTTCAAGCTACAGACCTTAGCGGCTTATTGCTTTTATATTCATCACTTGGAGATGCTGAAGGGATAACAAAACTAGCATCCATGGCTAAAGAGCAAGGAAAGAACAATGTTGCTTTTCTTTGTTTGTTTATGCTGGGCAAATTGGAAGAATGCCTTCAATTGTTGGTTGATAG CAACCGTATTCCAGAAGCAGCATTGATGGCACGATCCTATCTTCCAAGCAAAGTTTCTGATATTGCATCAATATGGAAAAAGGATCTTCAAAAG GTGAACTGCAAAGCTGCAGAATCTCTGGCAGATCCTGCCGAGTACCCAAACCTGTTTGAAGACTGGCAGATTGCTCTCAACGTGGAAGCTACCATTGCTGCCAAAAG AGCGTGCCGAAGGCTGATTTGA
- the LOC133883504 gene encoding coatomer subunit beta'-2-like isoform X2: MPLRLEIKRKLAQRSERVKSVDLHPTEPWIMSSLYSGSVCIWNYKTQTMVKSFEVSELPVRSAKFIPRKQWVVAGADDTLIRVYNYNTMDKVKVFEAHTDYIRCVAVHPTLPYVLSSSDDMLIKLWDWDKGWMCTQIFEGHSHYVMQVTFNPKDTNTFASASLDRTVKIWSLGSPDPNFTLDGHSKGVNCVDYFTGGDRPYLITGSDDQTAKVWDYQTKSCVQTLEGHAHNVSAVCFHPELPIIMTGSEDGTIRLWHSTTYRLENTLNYGLERVWALGYMKGSRRVVIGYDEGTIMIKIGREEPVASMDSSGKIIWAKHNEIQTVNIKAVGADTEIADGERLPLSVKELGSCDLYPQSLRHNPNGRFVVVCGDGEYIIYTALAWRNRSFGSALEIVWSTDGEYAVRESTSKIKIYSKTFQERKSIRQAFSAERVYGGVLLAMCTNDFICFYDWAECRLIRRIDVNVKNVYWADSGDLVTIASDSSFYILKYNRDIVSSHLDGGGSVSEEGVEDAFELLHEINERVRTGLWVGDCFIYNNSSWRLNYCVGGEVTTMFHLDRPMYLLGYLANQSRVYLIDKEFNVVSYTLLLSLVEYKTLVMRGDFERANAVLPSIPKEQHNSVAHFLESRGMVEEALEIATDPNYRFDLAVQLGSLEVAKEIAVEARSESKWKQLGELAMSAGKLEMAEECLLQATDLSGLLLLYSSLGDAEGITKLASMAKEQGKNNVAFLCLFMLGKLEECLQLLVDSNRIPEAALMARSYLPSKVSDIASIWKKDLQKVNCKAAESLADPAEYPNLFEDWQIALNVEATIAAKRGIYPPAEEYVTYAERSNESLVEAFKSMNIQEEVPSENGDPAHEVIVDDVVEVEESQEDAVEVEADDSTDGVLVNGNDGEEHWVLTPDQ, from the exons ACAATGGTTAAATCATTTGAAGTCAGCGAGTTACCAG TTCGTTCGGCTAAATTTATTCCGCGAAAGCAATGGGTTGTAGCTGGTGCCGATGATACGTTAATCCGTGTGTACAACTATAATACAATGGATAAGGTTAAGGTGTTCGAAGCTCACACTGATTACATCAGGTGTGTGGCTGTTCACCCAACCCTGCCTtatgtgttgtcatcatcaGATGACATGCTGATAAAGCTTTGGGACTGGGATAAGGGCTGGATGTGCACTCAAATCTTTGAGGGACACTCTCATTATGTCATGCAAGTCACATTTAACCCGAAGGACACCAATACTTTTGCCAGTGCTTCCCTTGATCGTACTGTAAAG ATCTGGAGTCTTGGTTCTCCTGACCCGAACTTCACTTTGGACGGTCATTCAAAGGGTGTGAACTGTGTTGATTACTTCACTGGTGGTGATCGGCCATATCTAATTACAGGCTCTGACGATCAAACTGCGAAG GTTTGGGATTACCAAACAAAGAGCTGTGTTCAAACACTTGAAGGGCATGCCCATAATGTCTCTGCTGTATGTTTCCATCCCGAGCTTCCAATAATAATGACAGGTTCCGAGGATGGAACGATTCGCCTATGGCACTCCACTACCTACAG GCTTGAGAACACACTTAACTATGGCCTTGAACGAGTTTGGGCATTAGGTTATATGAAGGGTTCAAGAAG AGTTGTGATTGGATACGATGAAGGGACAATAATGATAAAGATTGGCCGTGAAGAACCTGTTGCTAGCATGGATAGCAGTGGTAAAATCATATGGGCGAAGCATAACGAAATTCAAACTGTCAATATAAAGGCAGTTGGTGCAGATACTGAG ATTGCAGATGGAGAACGCCTGCCACTGTCTGTGAAGGAGTTAGGAAGTTGCGATCTTTACCCACAA AGTTTACGGCACAATCCAAATGGGAGATTTGTTGTTGTATGCGGAGATGGAGAGTATATAATCTACACAGCGCTAGCATGGAGAAATAGATCCTTTGGGTCGGCTCTTGAAATTGTCTGGTCGACCGACGGAGAATATGCTGTTAGGGAAAGCACTTCAAAAATAAAGATCTACAGTAAAACTTTTCAG GAGAGGAAAAGTATAAGACAAGCATTCTCCGCAGAACGTGTATATGGGGGAGTATTGCTTGCTATGTGTACGAACGACTTCATTTGTTTCTATGACTGGGCAGAGTGCAGGTTGATACGCCGAATTGATGTTAATGTGAAA AATGTATATTGGGCTGACAGTGGTGACTTGGTAACAATTGCAAGTGATTCATCATTCTACATTTTGAAGTACAAT AGGGATATAGTTTCTTCTCATCTAGATGGAGGGGGTTCAGTTAGCGAGGAAGGTGTGGAAGATGCCTTTGAATTGCTTCATGAGATAAATGAACGTGTCCGTACTGGGTTATGGGTCGGAGATTGTTTTATATACAATAACTCTTCATGGCGGCTAAATTACTGTGTGGGAGGAGAG GTAACTACAATGTTTCACTTGGACCGGCCGATGTATTTGTTAGGATATCTCGCTAACCAAAGTCGTGTCTATCTTATTGACAAGGAGTTCAA TGTTGTGAGCTATACTTTACTACTCAGTTTGGTTGAGTACAAAACACTCGTGATGCGTGGAGATTTCGAACGTGCAAATGCTGTTTTACCATCCATACCAAAGGAGCAACACAACAG TGTAGCACATTTCCTTGAATCACGTGGCATGGTAGAGGAAGCCCTTGAAATAGCGACTGACCCTAATTACAGATTTGACCTGGCTGTGCAGCTTGGTAGTCTGGAAGTTGCAAAG GAAATTGCTGTTGAGGCACGAAGTGAGTCAAAGTGGAAGCAGTTGGGTGAATTAGCTATGTCCGCTGGAAAG CTCGAGATGGCAGAGGAATGTCTGCTTCAAGCTACAGACCTTAGCGGCTTATTGCTTTTATATTCATCACTTGGAGATGCTGAAGGGATAACAAAACTAGCATCCATGGCTAAAGAGCAAGGAAAGAACAATGTTGCTTTTCTTTGTTTGTTTATGCTGGGCAAATTGGAAGAATGCCTTCAATTGTTGGTTGATAG CAACCGTATTCCAGAAGCAGCATTGATGGCACGATCCTATCTTCCAAGCAAAGTTTCTGATATTGCATCAATATGGAAAAAGGATCTTCAAAAG GTGAACTGCAAAGCTGCAGAATCTCTGGCAGATCCTGCCGAGTACCCAAACCTGTTTGAAGACTGGCAGATTGCTCTCAACGTGGAAGCTACCATTGCTGCCAAAAG GGGTATCTATCCACCTGCTGAGGAGTACGTAACTTATGCGGAGAGGTCCAATGAAAGCCTTGTGGAAGCTTTCAAAAGTATGAATATACAAGAAGAGGTACCAAGTGAGAATGGAGATCCTGCTCATGAG GTCATTGTGGATGACGTAGTCGAGGTCGAGGAAAGTCAAGAGGATGCAGTTGAAGTTGAAGCCGATGATTCAACAGATGGTGTCCTTGTGAACGGGAATGATGGTGAGGAACACTGGG tgcTAACTCCTGACCAATAG
- the LOC133883504 gene encoding coatomer subunit beta'-2-like isoform X1 has product MPLRLEIKRKLAQRSERVKSVDLHPTEPWIMSSLYSGSVCIWNYKTQTMVKSFEVSELPVRSAKFIPRKQWVVAGADDTLIRVYNYNTMDKVKVFEAHTDYIRCVAVHPTLPYVLSSSDDMLIKLWDWDKGWMCTQIFEGHSHYVMQVTFNPKDTNTFASASLDRTVKIWSLGSPDPNFTLDGHSKGVNCVDYFTGGDRPYLITGSDDQTAKVWDYQTKSCVQTLEGHAHNVSAVCFHPELPIIMTGSEDGTIRLWHSTTYRLENTLNYGLERVWALGYMKGSRRVVIGYDEGTIMIKIGREEPVASMDSSGKIIWAKHNEIQTVNIKAVGADTEIADGERLPLSVKELGSCDLYPQSLRHNPNGRFVVVCGDGEYIIYTALAWRNRSFGSALEIVWSTDGEYAVRESTSKIKIYSKTFQERKSIRQAFSAERVYGGVLLAMCTNDFICFYDWAECRLIRRIDVNVKNVYWADSGDLVTIASDSSFYILKYNRDIVSSHLDGGGSVSEEGVEDAFELLHEINERVRTGLWVGDCFIYNNSSWRLNYCVGGEVTTMFHLDRPMYLLGYLANQSRVYLIDKEFNVVSYTLLLSLVEYKTLVMRGDFERANAVLPSIPKEQHNSVAHFLESRGMVEEALEIATDPNYRFDLAVQLGSLEVAKEIAVEARSESKWKQLGELAMSAGKLEMAEECLLQATDLSGLLLLYSSLGDAEGITKLASMAKEQGKNNVAFLCLFMLGKLEECLQLLVDSNRIPEAALMARSYLPSKVSDIASIWKKDLQKVNCKAAESLADPAEYPNLFEDWQIALNVEATIAAKRGIYPPAEEYVTYAERSNESLVEAFKSMNIQEEVPSENGDPAHEVIVDDVVEVEESQEDAVEVEADDSTDGVLVNGNDGEEHWGMNNEENSSA; this is encoded by the exons ACAATGGTTAAATCATTTGAAGTCAGCGAGTTACCAG TTCGTTCGGCTAAATTTATTCCGCGAAAGCAATGGGTTGTAGCTGGTGCCGATGATACGTTAATCCGTGTGTACAACTATAATACAATGGATAAGGTTAAGGTGTTCGAAGCTCACACTGATTACATCAGGTGTGTGGCTGTTCACCCAACCCTGCCTtatgtgttgtcatcatcaGATGACATGCTGATAAAGCTTTGGGACTGGGATAAGGGCTGGATGTGCACTCAAATCTTTGAGGGACACTCTCATTATGTCATGCAAGTCACATTTAACCCGAAGGACACCAATACTTTTGCCAGTGCTTCCCTTGATCGTACTGTAAAG ATCTGGAGTCTTGGTTCTCCTGACCCGAACTTCACTTTGGACGGTCATTCAAAGGGTGTGAACTGTGTTGATTACTTCACTGGTGGTGATCGGCCATATCTAATTACAGGCTCTGACGATCAAACTGCGAAG GTTTGGGATTACCAAACAAAGAGCTGTGTTCAAACACTTGAAGGGCATGCCCATAATGTCTCTGCTGTATGTTTCCATCCCGAGCTTCCAATAATAATGACAGGTTCCGAGGATGGAACGATTCGCCTATGGCACTCCACTACCTACAG GCTTGAGAACACACTTAACTATGGCCTTGAACGAGTTTGGGCATTAGGTTATATGAAGGGTTCAAGAAG AGTTGTGATTGGATACGATGAAGGGACAATAATGATAAAGATTGGCCGTGAAGAACCTGTTGCTAGCATGGATAGCAGTGGTAAAATCATATGGGCGAAGCATAACGAAATTCAAACTGTCAATATAAAGGCAGTTGGTGCAGATACTGAG ATTGCAGATGGAGAACGCCTGCCACTGTCTGTGAAGGAGTTAGGAAGTTGCGATCTTTACCCACAA AGTTTACGGCACAATCCAAATGGGAGATTTGTTGTTGTATGCGGAGATGGAGAGTATATAATCTACACAGCGCTAGCATGGAGAAATAGATCCTTTGGGTCGGCTCTTGAAATTGTCTGGTCGACCGACGGAGAATATGCTGTTAGGGAAAGCACTTCAAAAATAAAGATCTACAGTAAAACTTTTCAG GAGAGGAAAAGTATAAGACAAGCATTCTCCGCAGAACGTGTATATGGGGGAGTATTGCTTGCTATGTGTACGAACGACTTCATTTGTTTCTATGACTGGGCAGAGTGCAGGTTGATACGCCGAATTGATGTTAATGTGAAA AATGTATATTGGGCTGACAGTGGTGACTTGGTAACAATTGCAAGTGATTCATCATTCTACATTTTGAAGTACAAT AGGGATATAGTTTCTTCTCATCTAGATGGAGGGGGTTCAGTTAGCGAGGAAGGTGTGGAAGATGCCTTTGAATTGCTTCATGAGATAAATGAACGTGTCCGTACTGGGTTATGGGTCGGAGATTGTTTTATATACAATAACTCTTCATGGCGGCTAAATTACTGTGTGGGAGGAGAG GTAACTACAATGTTTCACTTGGACCGGCCGATGTATTTGTTAGGATATCTCGCTAACCAAAGTCGTGTCTATCTTATTGACAAGGAGTTCAA TGTTGTGAGCTATACTTTACTACTCAGTTTGGTTGAGTACAAAACACTCGTGATGCGTGGAGATTTCGAACGTGCAAATGCTGTTTTACCATCCATACCAAAGGAGCAACACAACAG TGTAGCACATTTCCTTGAATCACGTGGCATGGTAGAGGAAGCCCTTGAAATAGCGACTGACCCTAATTACAGATTTGACCTGGCTGTGCAGCTTGGTAGTCTGGAAGTTGCAAAG GAAATTGCTGTTGAGGCACGAAGTGAGTCAAAGTGGAAGCAGTTGGGTGAATTAGCTATGTCCGCTGGAAAG CTCGAGATGGCAGAGGAATGTCTGCTTCAAGCTACAGACCTTAGCGGCTTATTGCTTTTATATTCATCACTTGGAGATGCTGAAGGGATAACAAAACTAGCATCCATGGCTAAAGAGCAAGGAAAGAACAATGTTGCTTTTCTTTGTTTGTTTATGCTGGGCAAATTGGAAGAATGCCTTCAATTGTTGGTTGATAG CAACCGTATTCCAGAAGCAGCATTGATGGCACGATCCTATCTTCCAAGCAAAGTTTCTGATATTGCATCAATATGGAAAAAGGATCTTCAAAAG GTGAACTGCAAAGCTGCAGAATCTCTGGCAGATCCTGCCGAGTACCCAAACCTGTTTGAAGACTGGCAGATTGCTCTCAACGTGGAAGCTACCATTGCTGCCAAAAG GGGTATCTATCCACCTGCTGAGGAGTACGTAACTTATGCGGAGAGGTCCAATGAAAGCCTTGTGGAAGCTTTCAAAAGTATGAATATACAAGAAGAGGTACCAAGTGAGAATGGAGATCCTGCTCATGAG GTCATTGTGGATGACGTAGTCGAGGTCGAGGAAAGTCAAGAGGATGCAGTTGAAGTTGAAGCCGATGATTCAACAGATGGTGTCCTTGTGAACGGGAATGATGGTGAGGAACACTGGGGTATGAACAATGAAGAAAATTCATCAGCATAA
- the LOC133883504 gene encoding coatomer subunit beta'-2-like isoform X3 translates to MPLRLEIKRKLAQRSERVKSVDLHPTEPWIMSSLYSGSVCIWNYKTQTMVKSFEVSELPVRSAKFIPRKQWVVAGADDTLIRVYNYNTMDKVKVFEAHTDYIRCVAVHPTLPYVLSSSDDMLIKLWDWDKGWMCTQIFEGHSHYVMQVTFNPKDTNTFASASLDRTVKIWSLGSPDPNFTLDGHSKGVNCVDYFTGGDRPYLITGSDDQTAKVWDYQTKSCVQTLEGHAHNVSAVCFHPELPIIMTGSEDGTIRLWHSTTYRLENTLNYGLERVWALGYMKGSRRVVIGYDEGTIMIKIGREEPVASMDSSGKIIWAKHNEIQTVNIKAVGADTEIADGERLPLSVKELGSCDLYPQSLRHNPNGRFVVVCGDGEYIIYTALAWRNRSFGSALEIVWSTDGEYAVRESTSKIKIYSKTFQERKSIRQAFSAERVYGGVLLAMCTNDFICFYDWAECRLIRRIDVNVKNVYWADSGDLVTIASDSSFYILKYNRDIVSSHLDGGGSVSEEGVEDAFELLHEINERVRTGLWVGDCFIYNNSSWRLNYCVGGEVTTMFHLDRPMYLLGYLANQSRVYLIDKEFNVVSYTLLLSLVEYKTLVMRGDFERANAVLPSIPKEQHNSVAHFLESRGMVEEALEIATDPNYRFDLAVQLGSLEVAKEIAVEARSESKWKQLGELAMSAGKLEMAEECLLQATDLSGLLLLYSSLGDAEGITKLASMAKEQGKNNVAFLCLFMLGKLEECLQLLVDSNRIPEAALMARSYLPSKVSDIASIWKKDLQKVNCKAAESLADPAEYPNLFEDWQIALNVEATIAAKRGIYPPAEEYVTYAERSNESLVEAFKSMNIQEEVPSENGDPAHEVIVDDVVEVEESQEDAVEVEADDSTDGVLVNGNDVLTPDQ, encoded by the exons ACAATGGTTAAATCATTTGAAGTCAGCGAGTTACCAG TTCGTTCGGCTAAATTTATTCCGCGAAAGCAATGGGTTGTAGCTGGTGCCGATGATACGTTAATCCGTGTGTACAACTATAATACAATGGATAAGGTTAAGGTGTTCGAAGCTCACACTGATTACATCAGGTGTGTGGCTGTTCACCCAACCCTGCCTtatgtgttgtcatcatcaGATGACATGCTGATAAAGCTTTGGGACTGGGATAAGGGCTGGATGTGCACTCAAATCTTTGAGGGACACTCTCATTATGTCATGCAAGTCACATTTAACCCGAAGGACACCAATACTTTTGCCAGTGCTTCCCTTGATCGTACTGTAAAG ATCTGGAGTCTTGGTTCTCCTGACCCGAACTTCACTTTGGACGGTCATTCAAAGGGTGTGAACTGTGTTGATTACTTCACTGGTGGTGATCGGCCATATCTAATTACAGGCTCTGACGATCAAACTGCGAAG GTTTGGGATTACCAAACAAAGAGCTGTGTTCAAACACTTGAAGGGCATGCCCATAATGTCTCTGCTGTATGTTTCCATCCCGAGCTTCCAATAATAATGACAGGTTCCGAGGATGGAACGATTCGCCTATGGCACTCCACTACCTACAG GCTTGAGAACACACTTAACTATGGCCTTGAACGAGTTTGGGCATTAGGTTATATGAAGGGTTCAAGAAG AGTTGTGATTGGATACGATGAAGGGACAATAATGATAAAGATTGGCCGTGAAGAACCTGTTGCTAGCATGGATAGCAGTGGTAAAATCATATGGGCGAAGCATAACGAAATTCAAACTGTCAATATAAAGGCAGTTGGTGCAGATACTGAG ATTGCAGATGGAGAACGCCTGCCACTGTCTGTGAAGGAGTTAGGAAGTTGCGATCTTTACCCACAA AGTTTACGGCACAATCCAAATGGGAGATTTGTTGTTGTATGCGGAGATGGAGAGTATATAATCTACACAGCGCTAGCATGGAGAAATAGATCCTTTGGGTCGGCTCTTGAAATTGTCTGGTCGACCGACGGAGAATATGCTGTTAGGGAAAGCACTTCAAAAATAAAGATCTACAGTAAAACTTTTCAG GAGAGGAAAAGTATAAGACAAGCATTCTCCGCAGAACGTGTATATGGGGGAGTATTGCTTGCTATGTGTACGAACGACTTCATTTGTTTCTATGACTGGGCAGAGTGCAGGTTGATACGCCGAATTGATGTTAATGTGAAA AATGTATATTGGGCTGACAGTGGTGACTTGGTAACAATTGCAAGTGATTCATCATTCTACATTTTGAAGTACAAT AGGGATATAGTTTCTTCTCATCTAGATGGAGGGGGTTCAGTTAGCGAGGAAGGTGTGGAAGATGCCTTTGAATTGCTTCATGAGATAAATGAACGTGTCCGTACTGGGTTATGGGTCGGAGATTGTTTTATATACAATAACTCTTCATGGCGGCTAAATTACTGTGTGGGAGGAGAG GTAACTACAATGTTTCACTTGGACCGGCCGATGTATTTGTTAGGATATCTCGCTAACCAAAGTCGTGTCTATCTTATTGACAAGGAGTTCAA TGTTGTGAGCTATACTTTACTACTCAGTTTGGTTGAGTACAAAACACTCGTGATGCGTGGAGATTTCGAACGTGCAAATGCTGTTTTACCATCCATACCAAAGGAGCAACACAACAG TGTAGCACATTTCCTTGAATCACGTGGCATGGTAGAGGAAGCCCTTGAAATAGCGACTGACCCTAATTACAGATTTGACCTGGCTGTGCAGCTTGGTAGTCTGGAAGTTGCAAAG GAAATTGCTGTTGAGGCACGAAGTGAGTCAAAGTGGAAGCAGTTGGGTGAATTAGCTATGTCCGCTGGAAAG CTCGAGATGGCAGAGGAATGTCTGCTTCAAGCTACAGACCTTAGCGGCTTATTGCTTTTATATTCATCACTTGGAGATGCTGAAGGGATAACAAAACTAGCATCCATGGCTAAAGAGCAAGGAAAGAACAATGTTGCTTTTCTTTGTTTGTTTATGCTGGGCAAATTGGAAGAATGCCTTCAATTGTTGGTTGATAG CAACCGTATTCCAGAAGCAGCATTGATGGCACGATCCTATCTTCCAAGCAAAGTTTCTGATATTGCATCAATATGGAAAAAGGATCTTCAAAAG GTGAACTGCAAAGCTGCAGAATCTCTGGCAGATCCTGCCGAGTACCCAAACCTGTTTGAAGACTGGCAGATTGCTCTCAACGTGGAAGCTACCATTGCTGCCAAAAG GGGTATCTATCCACCTGCTGAGGAGTACGTAACTTATGCGGAGAGGTCCAATGAAAGCCTTGTGGAAGCTTTCAAAAGTATGAATATACAAGAAGAGGTACCAAGTGAGAATGGAGATCCTGCTCATGAG GTCATTGTGGATGACGTAGTCGAGGTCGAGGAAAGTCAAGAGGATGCAGTTGAAGTTGAAGCCGATGATTCAACAGATGGTGTCCTTGTGAACGGGAATGATG tgcTAACTCCTGACCAATAG